A window of Agrobacterium tumefaciens contains these coding sequences:
- a CDS encoding RraA family protein codes for MSNPRENPLPAQVKPELIEAFRKLATANISDNLERQPGAIGLRPFHNGTPMAGTAFTIKTRSGDNKVIHEALDLIQPGDVLVVDGDGDVSRALIGEIMSAIARKRGAAGFVLDGAIRDVDAIGKDSFPVFARSAIHRGPYKNGPGELNVPVSIGGMVVYPGDIIVGDLDGVVAFRPERAAELLDAVRAQELKEADILRTIEDGTYTGAYATKK; via the coding sequence ATGTCCAACCCGCGCGAAAATCCACTTCCTGCACAGGTCAAGCCGGAGCTTATCGAGGCATTCCGCAAGCTTGCAACTGCCAACATCAGCGATAATCTTGAACGACAACCCGGCGCAATTGGCTTGAGACCATTTCATAATGGTACGCCGATGGCTGGTACTGCGTTTACCATCAAGACGCGCTCGGGTGACAACAAGGTCATTCACGAAGCACTCGACCTCATCCAGCCTGGCGACGTTCTCGTTGTCGACGGTGATGGTGACGTCAGCCGTGCACTTATCGGTGAAATCATGAGTGCCATTGCCCGCAAGCGTGGCGCGGCTGGCTTTGTCCTCGATGGCGCAATCCGCGATGTCGACGCGATTGGAAAAGACAGTTTTCCTGTGTTTGCCCGGTCTGCAATTCACCGTGGTCCCTACAAGAATGGCCCAGGCGAACTCAATGTTCCGGTTTCGATTGGCGGCATGGTTGTTTATCCCGGCGATATCATCGTCGGTGACCTGGATGGCGTGGTGGCGTTCAGACCAGAGCGCGCGGCTGAGTTGCTTGACGCAGTTCGCGCACAGGAATTGAAAGAGGCTGACATCCTTCGAACGATCGAAGACGGTACCTATACTGGTGCCTATGCCACCAAGAAATGA
- a CDS encoding TRAP transporter substrate-binding protein translates to MKFCNATLLAGMVLAAGTSAATAATNWDLPLAWPADNYIVKNAQIFADKVKADTNGEVVITLHPSGSLGFKGPEMVSAVRDGLVPVGDMLLNQQVGENALFGIQSLPYLIDSFDELKAFDKMYRPVLDEVFAQNNQKLLYTIPWPQQQVYLKKEINSVEDFGGLKIRSYDKSSTEIFHAAKMMPVQLPWGEVIPSLAAGVIDAVATSSPSAVDGSFWEFLKYGYTTRQTWNTNAVTVNLDSWNALSETERKAIEDAATGLQDQFWQSAADADAANIEKLKEHGIETRDLSAETRAKLKELAAPLRDAALKGMGEKAEGLVKAFQSR, encoded by the coding sequence ATGAAATTCTGCAACGCGACGCTGCTTGCCGGCATGGTCCTCGCAGCTGGCACATCCGCCGCAACGGCCGCCACAAACTGGGACCTCCCTCTGGCATGGCCTGCGGACAACTATATCGTCAAGAACGCGCAGATTTTTGCTGACAAGGTAAAAGCCGATACCAATGGCGAAGTCGTGATCACCTTGCATCCATCCGGCTCGCTCGGCTTCAAGGGCCCGGAAATGGTTTCAGCGGTACGTGATGGTCTTGTTCCTGTCGGTGACATGCTGCTCAACCAGCAGGTCGGTGAGAACGCCCTTTTCGGTATTCAGTCCCTGCCCTATCTCATCGATAGCTTCGACGAGTTGAAGGCTTTCGACAAGATGTATCGTCCTGTTCTTGATGAAGTTTTCGCGCAAAACAATCAGAAGCTTCTCTATACCATTCCTTGGCCGCAACAGCAGGTCTACCTGAAGAAGGAAATCAACTCGGTTGAAGATTTCGGTGGTTTGAAAATCCGCTCCTACGACAAATCGTCGACAGAGATTTTCCATGCGGCAAAGATGATGCCTGTTCAGTTGCCATGGGGTGAAGTTATTCCATCGCTTGCTGCTGGCGTGATCGATGCAGTAGCGACATCGTCACCTTCGGCTGTGGATGGCTCCTTCTGGGAGTTTCTGAAATACGGTTACACCACCCGCCAGACATGGAACACCAACGCCGTTACGGTTAACCTAGACAGCTGGAACGCACTTTCCGAAACCGAGCGCAAGGCAATTGAAGATGCAGCGACAGGCTTGCAGGACCAGTTCTGGCAATCGGCTGCCGACGCCGACGCAGCCAACATCGAAAAGCTGAAAGAACACGGGATCGAAACACGGGATCTTTCTGCTGAAACACGCGCCAAGCTCAAAGAGCTCGCAGCCCCACTTCGCGACGCTGCCCTGAAGGGCATGGGTGAAAAGGCAGAAGGGCTCGTCAAGGCCTTCCAGTCCCGCTAA
- a CDS encoding TRAP transporter small permease subunit, which produces MWQTIYSSVDAISRWLANLAGGLIMLIAIMQLAEIILRNTAGISLPFVWEYAAYIHMAAIFLGLAYTLRTGGHIQVTLLKAVAPRLFVWTSTFVGLAISSVLSFALIRLAISYGASGRSSGTINNVPLVYPAAVMAFGAALLTLQLVLRIIHHIVGSPLELAGSSGPSVE; this is translated from the coding sequence ATGTGGCAAACCATATATAGCTCTGTCGACGCCATTTCACGGTGGCTGGCCAATCTGGCTGGCGGCCTGATCATGCTGATTGCAATCATGCAGCTTGCCGAGATTATCCTGAGAAACACAGCCGGGATCAGTCTGCCATTTGTTTGGGAATACGCAGCCTACATTCACATGGCGGCCATCTTTCTAGGACTTGCGTATACGTTGCGCACCGGCGGTCACATTCAGGTGACGCTGCTCAAGGCGGTCGCACCAAGGCTTTTTGTCTGGACGTCCACATTCGTGGGTCTGGCGATTTCGTCCGTTTTAAGTTTCGCGCTCATTCGACTTGCCATTTCTTACGGCGCGAGCGGGCGCAGTTCCGGCACGATCAACAATGTCCCGCTCGTTTATCCAGCAGCCGTCATGGCGTTTGGCGCGGCACTGCTGACGCTGCAACTCGTCCTGCGCATCATCCATCACATTGTCGGATCGCCTCTTGAACTTGCCGGAAGCTCCGGCCCTTCCGTGGAGTGA
- a CDS encoding TRAP transporter large permease — translation MPLTVIAPIVLLFLILGSGAWVGLGLMGIGISSLALFRSIPIDKVLSQSVWNGLASPELVALPLFILMAELLFRSRFVDGLFRAIEPWVRNMPGGLLHTNVLGCTFFALISGSSAATTSAVGKITYTELTRRGYDKRAAMGSLAGAGTLGFLIPPSVIMIIYGVLSQTSVLKLFAAGIVPGLLLCLMFMAWLAIRSLIYKDTPRGPLQDKASLWKERFYGLRSLTPFAVLMGVLLGSMYGGLASPSEAAALAVATTMLIMVAERTLTLRAIIDSCMGTARVASMLGLIIAAAGFLSTAMGFLGLPQAIASQIQSLNLSPLGLIALLLMIYIVLGCFLEGMSLIVMTLPIALPLVTAAGFDKVWFGIFLVIAVEMAQITPPVGMNLFVVQNLTSENMSTIARAVLPFFLIMIAMVFLLACFPDIVNWLPNLTN, via the coding sequence ATGCCATTGACAGTTATTGCCCCGATCGTACTTCTCTTCCTTATTCTTGGCTCTGGTGCCTGGGTTGGTCTTGGCCTTATGGGGATCGGTATTTCGAGCCTTGCACTGTTCCGCTCTATCCCGATCGACAAGGTACTGAGCCAGTCTGTCTGGAACGGCCTTGCTTCGCCGGAACTTGTGGCGCTTCCGCTGTTCATCCTGATGGCTGAACTCCTGTTCCGCTCGAGATTCGTCGATGGTCTTTTCCGGGCAATCGAACCCTGGGTGCGAAATATGCCCGGCGGGCTACTGCACACCAATGTTCTTGGCTGCACATTTTTTGCATTGATTTCAGGTTCATCTGCCGCGACGACCAGCGCTGTTGGAAAAATCACCTACACCGAGTTGACTCGTCGCGGATATGACAAACGCGCCGCCATGGGATCTCTTGCCGGCGCCGGCACGCTCGGGTTCCTCATCCCGCCAAGCGTGATCATGATCATATATGGTGTTCTCTCGCAAACTTCGGTGCTGAAGCTCTTTGCCGCGGGCATTGTTCCTGGCTTGCTGCTCTGCCTGATGTTCATGGCGTGGCTGGCGATACGCTCCCTGATCTACAAAGACACGCCTCGTGGGCCGTTGCAGGACAAGGCCAGCCTCTGGAAAGAGCGGTTCTATGGCTTGAGATCATTGACACCGTTCGCGGTCCTCATGGGAGTTTTGCTTGGTTCGATGTATGGCGGACTGGCAAGCCCTTCTGAAGCTGCTGCGCTGGCCGTGGCGACGACCATGCTGATCATGGTTGCCGAGCGAACATTGACGCTCCGTGCTATCATTGATTCCTGTATGGGAACCGCGCGGGTCGCAAGCATGCTCGGTTTGATCATTGCTGCGGCAGGCTTTCTGTCCACTGCCATGGGTTTTCTTGGGCTTCCTCAGGCCATCGCAAGTCAGATCCAGTCGCTCAACCTTTCGCCCCTCGGCCTGATTGCATTGCTGTTGATGATTTACATCGTCCTGGGTTGTTTTCTAGAAGGCATGTCACTGATTGTCATGACCTTGCCGATTGCCCTGCCGCTCGTCACCGCAGCTGGTTTTGACAAGGTGTGGTTTGGCATCTTCCTGGTGATTGCTGTTGAAATGGCGCAAATTACACCCCCTGTGGGCATGAACCTGTTTGTTGTTCAGAACCTCACCAGTGAAAACATGTCGACCATTGCTCGCGCAGTGTTGCCATTCTTTCTGATCATGATCGCGATGGTATTCTTGCTGGCGTGTTTCCCCGACATCGTAAACTGGCTGCCGAACCTGACCAATTAA
- a CDS encoding LamB/YcsF family protein, which produces MKTIDLNSDLGEGFGPYRMADDATLLDIVSSANIACGAHAGDPVIMDRTVRDAMARGVALGGHVGYPDRQGFGRRAMSMTLKELELMTIAQLGALSAIAVHAGGRLTHANFHGALGNLSFVDEDVARTLIGALKGFDPDLHFIGLPHTAAFRQAEIHNVQTVGSFLADRGYKPDGTLMARGMAGAVIHDGDTIKQRVARVLQEGVVEAVDGTVIAMPARSILIHSDTEGAVELAKVIRQAVLDAGFVISYFR; this is translated from the coding sequence ATGAAAACGATCGATCTCAATTCGGATCTTGGCGAGGGATTTGGCCCATATCGCATGGCAGACGATGCGACGCTGCTCGACATCGTCTCATCGGCAAATATCGCCTGTGGCGCCCATGCTGGAGACCCGGTCATCATGGATCGCACAGTGCGTGATGCAATGGCGCGCGGAGTGGCACTTGGTGGGCATGTCGGTTATCCCGACAGGCAGGGTTTTGGTCGCCGTGCCATGAGCATGACGCTGAAAGAGCTGGAACTGATGACAATCGCACAATTGGGCGCACTGTCGGCAATCGCAGTGCATGCAGGCGGTCGTCTTACCCATGCGAATTTTCACGGCGCGCTTGGAAATCTGTCTTTTGTCGACGAGGACGTTGCCCGCACGCTTATCGGGGCCCTGAAAGGCTTTGATCCCGATCTTCATTTTATTGGGCTGCCACATACCGCTGCTTTCCGCCAAGCCGAGATTCACAATGTTCAAACTGTAGGGTCTTTCCTGGCTGACCGTGGGTACAAGCCAGATGGCACGTTGATGGCCCGAGGCATGGCAGGTGCGGTCATCCATGACGGTGATACTATCAAGCAGCGGGTTGCTCGCGTTTTGCAGGAAGGGGTCGTTGAGGCTGTAGACGGCACTGTCATTGCCATGCCCGCCCGTTCCATCCTCATTCACAGTGACACGGAAGGGGCCGTTGAACTGGCGAAGGTCATTCGCCAGGCCGTGCTCGACGCAGGTTTTGTGATCAGCTATTTCCGCTGA
- a CDS encoding biotin-dependent carboxyltransferase family protein, with amino-acid sequence MIEIIRPGPLASVQDQGRPGYRNIGVGVSGAMDHLARRIANLMVGNDEELAVIEVTLGGIELRFDDNCTFAVTGADAGFTLDGEILPAWWCVTAKAGQVLKASAPRAGMRSCIAVSGGIDVPVLLGARATDLKAGFGGHAGRGLAAGDRLAVGEHRSTLAKPFGLSASRLHLDARAHSGLQGETVIRMLPAAEWKNFGPAAHQLFLSTLWEIDPASNRVGIRLNGPELIPDHSRELLSHGILPGTIQVPPSGKPIVQLCDANTMGGYPKLGVVITSDLHLLAQVRLGGTVRFEVITREAALNAVNDHKKSFDRIKALIASARAVSGETRK; translated from the coding sequence GTGATCGAAATCATTCGCCCCGGCCCTCTCGCTTCTGTTCAGGACCAAGGAAGGCCGGGCTATCGCAATATCGGCGTTGGCGTGTCAGGTGCCATGGACCATCTTGCGAGACGTATCGCCAATCTCATGGTTGGCAATGACGAGGAACTGGCTGTCATCGAAGTCACGCTGGGTGGCATCGAACTTCGCTTTGACGACAATTGTACTTTCGCAGTGACAGGCGCAGACGCCGGTTTCACACTTGATGGCGAAATTTTGCCTGCCTGGTGGTGTGTCACAGCGAAAGCTGGACAAGTTCTTAAAGCCTCTGCCCCTCGTGCAGGCATGCGTAGCTGCATTGCTGTTTCTGGTGGCATTGATGTGCCCGTACTGCTTGGTGCGCGGGCGACAGACCTCAAGGCAGGTTTCGGCGGCCATGCTGGGCGTGGATTGGCGGCCGGAGACAGGCTGGCAGTCGGAGAGCACCGCTCCACACTCGCAAAACCGTTCGGCCTGTCGGCATCGCGGCTGCATCTTGATGCAAGGGCACACAGCGGACTGCAGGGAGAAACCGTTATTCGCATGCTACCCGCCGCGGAATGGAAAAATTTTGGGCCGGCAGCGCACCAACTTTTCCTCTCCACTCTCTGGGAGATAGACCCCGCCAGCAATCGGGTCGGCATTCGCCTTAACGGACCAGAGTTGATACCTGACCACAGCCGTGAACTTTTGTCTCACGGCATCCTGCCGGGCACGATTCAAGTCCCCCCCTCTGGCAAACCGATCGTACAATTGTGTGATGCGAACACGATGGGCGGTTACCCCAAATTGGGCGTCGTCATAACTTCGGATTTGCATCTGCTTGCTCAGGTCCGCTTGGGGGGCACTGTTCGTTTCGAAGTGATCACGCGTGAAGCCGCGCTCAATGCAGTCAACGACCACAAAAAATCCTTCGACCGTATCAAGGCGTTGATCGCTAGTGCACGCGCCGTTTCGGGAGAAACCCGGAAATGA
- the pxpB gene encoding 5-oxoprolinase subunit PxpB, whose product MTDELHLAMPSVTLSLTPMGEAAWLCEVPQAQLDIGLQQRVMALSEKLCTHSAVCETVPGMNNLLVIFDPFHPQAADLEMLICEQWNNSAPKDHIAKVIDIPVSYGGEDLVECATITGMSPEAFARLHAAGEYTVFALGSHPGFAYLGGLDERLCMPRRAVPRPKVAAGAVMIGGSQTGVQACDNPTGWNVIGKTEIRFFDPAAMPPTLLSPGMRVRFVFKEIAL is encoded by the coding sequence ATGACGGATGAACTGCATCTGGCAATGCCCTCCGTTACGCTTTCCCTAACACCGATGGGCGAAGCAGCTTGGTTATGCGAAGTGCCTCAAGCCCAGCTTGATATCGGTTTGCAGCAACGTGTCATGGCATTATCTGAAAAGCTCTGCACGCATTCTGCCGTTTGCGAAACCGTTCCCGGAATGAACAATTTACTTGTCATCTTCGATCCGTTTCACCCACAGGCCGCAGATCTTGAAATGCTCATTTGCGAGCAGTGGAACAACTCTGCCCCGAAAGATCACATCGCTAAAGTCATCGACATACCGGTAAGTTATGGCGGCGAGGATCTTGTTGAATGCGCTACCATTACCGGCATGTCACCTGAAGCCTTTGCCCGTTTGCATGCAGCAGGGGAATATACCGTCTTTGCATTGGGTAGCCACCCTGGCTTTGCGTATCTGGGCGGGCTGGATGAACGTCTCTGCATGCCCCGCCGTGCCGTGCCACGTCCAAAGGTAGCAGCAGGTGCTGTCATGATCGGCGGCAGCCAGACTGGCGTACAAGCCTGCGACAACCCGACAGGTTGGAATGTGATCGGAAAAACGGAAATCCGTTTTTTTGACCCTGCAGCCATGCCCCCCACCTTGTTGAGCCCCGGCATGCGGGTACGTTTCGTGTTCAAGGAGATCGCGCTGTGA
- the accC gene encoding acetyl-CoA carboxylase biotin carboxylase subunit: MSKPAIFFFITYRRGREIMRTLFIANRGEIAVRIGKAAHALGISTVQACSQADQNAQYVENADKAICIGAAPAALSYLDADRIVLAALAANADAIHPGYGFLSENASFADKVTQSGMTFVGPSASAIHIMGDKVRARAFMLKTGVPCLPGSEGALPEDGDECRKIAAEVGYPVIVKAAGGGGGRGMRVVLREDELLASIELTRAEAAKAFANPSVYIERYLTTPRHIEIQVVMDNFGNGVWLGERDCSMQRRHQKVLEEAPAPDVSRELLANVADRCLNACRQMGYSGVGTFEFLYENGEMFFIEMNTRLQVEHPVTEAITDVDIVQAQLRIAAGERLWLDQGDIALSGHSIECRINAEDSETALPSPGRITRFIAPSGQGIRVDTHITDGYVVPPFYDSMIAKLIVHAPTRQEAIDRMQWALDHLVIEGIATNIALHQSLLADPAFHEGGANIHYLESRKKKRTP, from the coding sequence ATGTCGAAGCCGGCGATATTCTTCTTCATTACCTACCGTCGCGGGCGTGAGATCATGCGAACATTGTTCATTGCAAATCGCGGTGAAATCGCCGTCCGGATCGGCAAGGCTGCCCATGCATTGGGCATCAGCACAGTGCAGGCCTGTTCTCAGGCAGATCAAAACGCACAATATGTGGAGAACGCCGATAAGGCAATTTGCATTGGAGCAGCACCGGCGGCCTTGAGCTATCTTGATGCGGATCGCATTGTGCTGGCTGCATTGGCGGCAAATGCAGATGCCATCCATCCCGGCTACGGATTTCTGTCTGAGAATGCCAGCTTCGCCGACAAAGTGACGCAGAGTGGAATGACATTTGTGGGACCATCCGCGAGTGCCATTCACATCATGGGCGACAAGGTCAGGGCACGCGCATTCATGCTGAAAACCGGTGTCCCATGCCTGCCCGGTTCCGAAGGGGCGCTGCCGGAGGATGGCGATGAGTGCCGGAAAATTGCTGCAGAAGTCGGTTATCCGGTCATCGTCAAAGCGGCCGGTGGTGGTGGCGGACGTGGCATGCGCGTTGTATTACGGGAAGATGAGCTGCTCGCATCGATCGAACTGACACGAGCGGAGGCGGCCAAAGCATTTGCCAACCCGTCCGTTTACATAGAACGCTATTTGACGACCCCGCGCCATATCGAAATTCAGGTCGTCATGGACAATTTCGGCAACGGCGTCTGGTTGGGTGAGAGGGACTGCTCGATGCAGCGTCGACACCAGAAAGTACTGGAAGAGGCACCGGCACCTGATGTGTCCAGAGAGCTACTTGCAAATGTTGCAGACCGGTGCCTCAACGCTTGCCGGCAAATGGGTTACTCGGGTGTTGGCACCTTCGAGTTTCTCTATGAAAACGGTGAAATGTTTTTCATCGAAATGAATACGCGCCTGCAGGTGGAACATCCGGTCACCGAAGCCATTACCGACGTCGACATCGTACAGGCTCAATTACGCATTGCTGCTGGTGAAAGGCTGTGGCTTGACCAGGGCGACATCGCATTATCCGGACATTCGATCGAATGCCGGATCAATGCCGAAGATAGTGAAACCGCGTTGCCGTCCCCGGGACGGATCACACGTTTCATCGCACCGTCTGGGCAGGGCATCCGCGTCGATACACACATTACTGATGGCTACGTTGTGCCACCTTTCTACGACTCGATGATCGCAAAGCTTATTGTCCATGCGCCAACACGGCAAGAAGCCATCGACCGTATGCAATGGGCTCTCGATCATCTTGTTATCGAGGGTATAGCAACCAATATCGCCTTGCATCAGTCGCTCCTGGCCGACCCAGCCTTCCATGAAGGCGGCGCCAACATTCATTATCTCGAAAGCCGCAAGAAGAAGAGAACACCATGA
- a CDS encoding acetyl-CoA carboxylase biotin carboxyl carrier protein, with protein MAELNVDYLKRLMDVFSTSPLNSMTLKHGDFEITMQRHRENATPIRTAVSTAHEMLHKSASTLESPLSGIVYLAPSPDAKPFVSTGQKVSRGDTVMLCEAMKTMMPIVATEDGVVDTIAIIDGANVEAGDILLHYLPSRA; from the coding sequence ATGGCCGAATTGAACGTGGACTATCTCAAACGGTTGATGGACGTGTTTTCCACATCGCCTTTGAACTCTATGACCCTCAAGCATGGTGATTTTGAAATCACCATGCAGCGTCATCGCGAAAACGCGACGCCCATACGGACCGCGGTCTCTACGGCGCACGAGATGCTACATAAGAGCGCATCCACCCTAGAATCGCCTCTATCAGGCATCGTCTATCTGGCACCGTCTCCGGATGCCAAACCCTTCGTTTCCACTGGTCAAAAAGTGTCGCGTGGCGATACAGTGATGCTATGCGAGGCAATGAAAACGATGATGCCAATTGTCGCGACCGAAGACGGCGTTGTCGACACCATTGCTATCATCGATGGAGCCAATGTCGAAGCCGGCGATATTCTTCTTCATTACCTACCGTCGCGGGCGTGA
- a CDS encoding glutathione S-transferase family protein produces the protein MIEIFNFAFGPYPQRVNIYLAEKQPESVAVTLYAEPNEREQTPTPEIRALTPTGSLPILRDADGTLVAQSLAILEYLEDRIPVPDMRGKTPAERAKVRQIVHVVDQALTFFGLWARHGSALGQGVVRSSREVADICSDRYFGQLRLIERLMSEDPFIAGEHVTLADCVAMATLQYTSDFYAVPIPPGCVKLQMWFDRFSQRPSAKRPPYPEQLQCKAVGLMGQTGVYF, from the coding sequence TTGATTGAAATTTTCAATTTCGCCTTTGGGCCTTATCCGCAAAGGGTGAATATCTACCTGGCAGAAAAGCAGCCTGAGAGCGTCGCGGTGACATTGTATGCGGAGCCAAATGAGCGTGAGCAGACGCCGACGCCTGAAATCAGGGCTCTCACTCCCACGGGATCTCTCCCCATCCTCAGGGACGCCGATGGTACCTTAGTTGCCCAGTCGCTTGCGATCCTCGAATATCTTGAGGATCGGATCCCGGTCCCCGATATGCGAGGGAAGACACCAGCGGAACGGGCCAAGGTTCGCCAAATCGTTCATGTTGTCGATCAGGCCCTTACCTTTTTCGGCCTCTGGGCGCGCCACGGCAGTGCGCTCGGACAAGGCGTGGTGCGATCAAGCCGCGAAGTCGCGGACATCTGCTCCGACCGGTATTTCGGGCAGCTGCGGCTCATCGAAAGGTTGATGAGCGAAGACCCCTTCATTGCCGGTGAGCACGTCACGCTGGCTGACTGCGTGGCGATGGCGACGCTGCAGTATACGAGCGATTTCTATGCCGTTCCGATCCCGCCCGGGTGCGTTAAGCTCCAGATGTGGTTCGATAGGTTCAGCCAGCGGCCCAGCGCCAAGCGGCCACCCTATCCCGAGCAACTGCAGTGCAAGGCAGTGGGTCTGATGGGGCAGACGGGAGTTTACTTTTAG
- a CDS encoding class I SAM-dependent methyltransferase: MNGNPNPFQNLAAVSDYVLETPRKVPGLADLHKMAALLLAEQAPGAADILVVGAGGGLEIRAMAEMRPDWRFNGVDPSPAMLDIARQTTSFCAERTQLNHGTAIDAPAGPFDGAVCLLTLHFLDWHERLETLQEICRRLKPGGVFVAAHHTEIEGQAQIWLARSAAFAAGPTSAPGQAAASAKAMAERLPLLSQDREEACFREAGFQQPSLFYAAFSFRGWVMTA, encoded by the coding sequence ATGAACGGCAATCCCAATCCATTCCAGAATCTGGCGGCCGTCAGCGACTATGTCCTTGAGACGCCGCGCAAGGTGCCAGGGCTTGCAGACCTCCACAAAATGGCAGCGCTGCTTCTTGCCGAACAGGCGCCGGGTGCTGCCGACATACTCGTCGTGGGTGCCGGCGGCGGCCTGGAAATCAGGGCTATGGCGGAGATGCGGCCGGACTGGCGATTTAATGGCGTCGATCCCTCGCCTGCCATGCTGGACATCGCCCGCCAAACGACGTCATTTTGCGCCGAGCGAACGCAACTTAATCATGGAACGGCGATCGATGCACCAGCCGGTCCTTTCGATGGCGCGGTTTGCCTCCTGACACTGCATTTCCTCGATTGGCACGAGCGGCTGGAGACTCTACAGGAGATCTGCAGGCGTCTGAAGCCGGGCGGCGTTTTCGTTGCCGCCCATCACACTGAGATCGAAGGACAAGCGCAAATTTGGTTGGCGAGATCTGCGGCATTTGCCGCGGGTCCGACCTCGGCGCCTGGACAGGCAGCAGCCTCGGCCAAGGCGATGGCCGAGCGGTTGCCGCTGCTTTCGCAGGACCGGGAAGAAGCGTGCTTTCGCGAAGCCGGCTTCCAGCAACCAAGCCTGTTCTACGCCGCTTTTTCGTTCCGCGGCTGGGTCATGACCGCCTGA
- a CDS encoding Rrf2 family transcriptional regulator: protein MNKDTRLSDVLHVLLHMAQVKECLTSEVLARSMGTNPAVFRRTMAGLRRAGHVISGKGHGGGWQLARPLEEITLLAVYEALERPTLFAIGSRGRHPGCRIEEGVNSTLAETMRQAESLLLQRFGQVTLDQLMPSQAKASMQTCRSALPATPRGD from the coding sequence ATGAACAAGGATACGAGACTATCTGATGTGTTGCATGTGCTCTTGCACATGGCGCAAGTGAAGGAGTGCCTGACATCGGAGGTTCTGGCACGAAGCATGGGTACCAACCCAGCCGTATTCCGTAGGACAATGGCGGGGTTGCGTCGCGCGGGCCACGTCATCTCGGGCAAGGGCCACGGCGGGGGCTGGCAACTTGCGCGACCCCTTGAGGAAATCACGCTTCTAGCCGTCTATGAAGCGCTGGAGCGGCCGACACTGTTTGCTATTGGCTCACGCGGCAGGCATCCGGGATGCAGGATTGAAGAGGGCGTCAACTCAACCCTGGCGGAGACGATGCGGCAGGCGGAAAGCCTGCTGTTGCAGCGATTTGGCCAGGTGACGTTGGATCAACTGATGCCGTCGCAGGCAAAGGCATCAATGCAGACTTGCCGCAGTGCCTTACCCGCCACGCCGCGTGGGGACTGA
- a CDS encoding flavin reductase family protein: MKELPASQAYRLLEPGPIVLVSTYDNGKPNVLTMGFHMMIQHDPPLIGCVIGPWDHSYHALRKTGECVIAVPGLDLAETVVDVGNCSGADFDKFERFGLRTRPAEQVSAPLLADCLANIECVVIDDRLRDPYNLFILEAKRIWLNESRTERRTLHHRGDGTFTVDNGTLDLKHRMVKWRHLP, translated from the coding sequence ATGAAGGAACTACCCGCATCGCAGGCATACCGTCTGCTTGAACCTGGCCCGATCGTGTTGGTGTCGACCTACGACAACGGCAAGCCCAATGTCTTGACAATGGGCTTCCACATGATGATCCAGCACGATCCGCCGCTCATTGGCTGTGTGATCGGCCCCTGGGATCATAGCTATCACGCGCTTCGCAAGACCGGTGAATGCGTGATTGCCGTGCCAGGCCTCGATCTGGCCGAAACCGTTGTCGATGTCGGAAACTGTTCCGGCGCGGATTTCGACAAGTTTGAGCGGTTTGGCCTGAGGACCAGGCCCGCGGAGCAGGTCTCGGCTCCCCTTCTCGCGGATTGCTTGGCCAACATCGAATGTGTCGTCATCGATGACAGGCTGCGCGACCCCTACAACCTCTTCATCCTCGAGGCGAAGAGGATCTGGCTCAATGAAAGCCGCACGGAACGGCGAACCCTGCACCATCGCGGGGATGGGACCTTCACCGTCGACAACGGCACGCTCGACCTGAAGCACCGCATGGTCAAGTGGCGTCACCTGCCGTGA